TGTTTCGAACTTATTAGGTACCTTCTTTAATGCCTATCCAGCCACTGGTTCCTTCTCGAGATCTGCTTTGAAGGCTAAATGTAATGTTCGTACCCCACTATCTGGTTTATTTTCAGGTTCTTGTGTGCTTTTAGCATTATACTGTTTAACTGGCGCATTCTTTTACATTCCAAAGGCCACATTATCGGCTGTTATCATTCACGCAGTGTCTGATCTTCTGGCCTCCTACCAAACAACCTGGAATTTCTGGAAAATGAACCCACTGGACTTCGTCTGTTTCATTGTTACAGTCTTGATCACGGTCTTTTCCTCCATTGAAAATGGTATTTATTTCGCTATGTGCTGGTCATGTGCAATCTTCATACTTAAAGTGGCATTCCCAGCTGGTAAATTCTTGGGTCGTGTCGAAATCGCCGAAGTTACTGATGCTTATGTCAGAGCTGATTCGGACAGTGTTAGCTTCACAtctgaaaacaacaatcgTATTTTAACATTGGAAGAAGATACTACTGATGGTGAAAAGGAGGGGCGTACCGGTTATATAATTAACTCCTCTAAAAAACTAGACACAAAAGTCCAAACGAAGGGTTTCGAATCCCCATCCCCTTCAATTGGCCAACCAAGAATAAAGTATCACACCAAATGGCTACCATTCGACCACAAATACACAAGAGAATTAAACCCGGATGTCCAGATTCTCCCACCTCCAGATGGTGTCCTCGTTTACAGGCTATCCGATAGTTACACGTATATCAATTGTTCAAGACACtatgatattataataGACCGAGTCAAGAAGGTAACGAGACGTGGTCAACTAATTCGCCACAGGAAAAAATCCGACCGCCCTTGGAACGATCCTGGTCCATGGGAACCACCTACTTTCTTtaagaatttgaaattctggaagaaaaaggaaacgGATATCGAGTCTGCCGAAAATGCTGCCAACAACCCAACTGATGCTGACCGAGATGATAGACCATTACTAAAAATCGTGTGTTTGGATTTCTCGCAAGTGGCGCAAACAGATGCCACTGCTCTTCAGTCACTGGTTGACCTAAGGAAAGTCATCAACCAATATGCTGATAGACAAGTTGAATTCCATTTCGTTGGTATCATTTCATCATGGGTGAAGAGAGGTTTGATTAGTAGAGGTTTTGGTACTCTAAACGAAGAATATAGTGATGAATCCATTGTTGCCGGTCATACAAGTTATCACGTCGCAAGAGTACctcaaaacaaagaaaccCCAGGCAAATATAGCGTTTACACTGTTTCAGGTACAAACTTACCTTTCTTCCATATAGATATTCCAGACTTTGCTAAATGGGACATTTAGTCAATCACCTTACAACATATTTATAAATCTTATACACGcacatattttttttttctatattccaaaagtaaaaaaccgtttttgcctttttcaTTCAATATACAATTAACATCATAATAAGATAGACATTATTCgaacaataaaaataacaagtACTATGGCGCTGCCACAAGTAcacatatatgtatttaccaaatttttatttttcatttaatttatttttctatttcaagaataaaaagaaaaaaccgTCAATGTTATACTGTAATGAGAGTTCCCCTATTTTGTTACCataaatagaaaaacataaaaacAGCGCTaacaaaaagtataatCGTAAAAGTCAGCAGCGTAAtatttttgactttttgCCACCACATTATTTCCTTTATGTTGACGGCTTTACGTCTAAATTTATTACTGCTGCTATTCAGTTGTGAAGTCTTGTCCACTAGTAGAGACACTCGTTCTTGCCTCTCCAAAAACTTGTCGATGTTATCATTCATTATCTGGATAACATCTTTTATTTGATCTTCGGTGGCATCTCCAATGTCACTAATGGTGTCTTGCCCATTACCACTACTAGATTGGCCATTTCCAGAGCTATTCAAGGTTTGATTGCGGTATTTCACTAGCTCTTCATGGAAACAGTCTAGTATCTGGCCTACATGCGAACTCAATAATTCGTTCGTGGCGTTGGAGTCATAGTCCTGTAGCCCACTCAGTACTCTGATGGGCAAGATCTTGGGTATATCCACTAGCGTGAAGCAAACATACACAGTTTTCGGGTCGTGGTCGTCCGTGGAGTAGAAACAGTCAAACCCGTCAATGAGGTTCATTGACACTTTCGTGACTTTGTTGCCCTTGATGGCGACCACCTTGGGCAACACCATGTCCATGATCAAATTATGAAAGATAACCGGTGTTATCTGTTCGTTTGCTGAAGGTATCGTACCGTAGTTTTCATTCTTATGGAACGGCTGGAAACAACTAGAGATTGTTTCACCATTCTGGATCACTTCCACGTAACTTACTAAGAGTAGCCGCAAAATCAAGCAAAGAAATTCGTTAGTCCCGAGAACATAGGAAATgtaaagcaaaagaagaaactgtAGGGAATGCTTATGATATTCACTCAatccctttttttctcatttatCGATTACATTGAAATGTTTATACGTACCATTAAAGCGTttcatttggtaaaaaGCTTAAAAACACAATTCAGTGATGGTTGAGCAACTCCTCCTTTTACTCCCCGTTATTCAACACTTGCTGATTACCTATGTGCTAGTTAGCCCCATAGAGGCTTTTTTCGTCACTATTGTGCCCcaaattatcttttttgttaAGCTCGTTAAGACGGAAAGGCGCGCATTACCCGGGAACAGAATGCCAATGAGTTCTTTTAAGGTTATGTAATGTGATGATggaatatatattatttatttttgaaaaaaatgcaaaatgAGAAGGGTAGAAGGGCGGTATCGATCACACAAACCTGGCGTCGCACCAGCCCTTTACGACATACTGGATATCTCTTGTGGGTGCAGTAGTCTTGTTTGAGACTTTACCCAAGCTTAGTTTCCCGCATGGTTTGAGCATTGTACCGCGATTGTTGAACCAAGGTTTGACGTCCGAGTGCACGCGAACCAAAGAGCTCTTTGGGTCCATCGTTCCGGGTTCGTTTGCGGGTTCGTGGTCCGGCGCTGGCGGCACCGTGGACGCCGTTGCGATGAAAGGCAGGTTCCACGGCGTGGAATCACCAAAGAGATCGTTCCTTGTTTCGTGGACCATGTCTGACcacagtttttttctggtGATGAGGGCAATTTTGATGTCCCGTGTGGAGACCTTGGGTTCCTTTTTTATCTCCAACGACCAGATATCGGAGTATGTGAGTTGCTTCAGCAGATGGTCGTCCACCTCCACTTCTGgtagaatattttttcttttgcaagATGTTTCGATGGAATACAATTTTAAGAAGTTTGTGTTCAAACTTTTCTGtcttattcttttgttcGGTAGAAGCAGGTCGTTAGGAGCAGCCGCGTCCTTGGTCTCGGAAGATGGCGTGGTGGAAGGCCACTGTTCCAGTTCAACCAGGTCGTTCTCGTATATCATGTTTTCTGTGGTGGActtgctcttgctcttccTTCTCGAGGCGCCGCCCGTTTTGTTGACAATCTGGAAGTCCACAGAGGTTGGTCGAGGTTTTGCACTCGCATCGGACAGCGACGGTACCGGCGACAGATCAGACAACGGTTGCGAATGTCTTTCGTATACGGGTGGGAACAGGTCTACCAGATCCTTAACCTCCCAGTCATCGAACAGGTCAAGGTCCTTCATGTTTAGTATTTTTATCTTGGGCGCCTCCGCCTCGATCTGGTTTTCGTCGTCGATGGCGGGGGTCTGCGCATCGGCAGCCTCTGCAATGTTATCTGTCAAGGGATGGTCTTTGGACGAGcccaaagaagaacagtCACTTTGCGTCTCCTCCGAAAACTTCCTCTTAATGCTCTGTGTCAAGAGGTTCTCATGTATCGGACAATCGCCCGATACTGTCTTTACAgaatttgatttcttgacCTGCGACAAAACCGAACTTAAAGACGGGGTCATGAAAGATGAGCGATTTTCGTTTGACATTTCGGAATCGACTCGAGCCTTCAGTATTCTGGTCCGCTTAAAGCTCTTCCTCTTGGTGGGTACATTGCTACTTCGAGAACCCGCTGGCCCATCGAGTGGTGCTCCAGCAGAAGAACAGAAGTAGCTCTGGTCGCTTACTGTTCTTGTACTCGCGATCGTCTTGTTCAAGCTGGCAGTGGCCAGcttgttgttcttcttgttggtAGCAGTGGCGTAGAACGACTTAGGATAAAAGACCTTCGAGGAGTCGTTCCATGAATGCAATGCGCTGTCATTGCGCATGCTTCCGATGAGGCGGTGTTCATGACCATGCATTACTGAATGATTTGTCTCCACGTTCAGCAGCATTGTGTGTGTATTCAGTGCGATGTGTCTTGTGTGTTGTATCTCTTCAAAAGTAACTAAAGAACAGGAAAATCTGCCATCAAGTAGTTGCGAAGAAAGCTGTTTCCCATTCGCTGTCCCAATCCCACTCGTTTGGCGTTCTCGCCATCCCACTTTTATCTCATTGGCTTTTTAGCACAATAAGGCGACTTTAGTACATTTGCCGCGCTTTCAAGGATGACAAAGATAAAAACCGGataaaaaggca
This DNA window, taken from Saccharomyces eubayanus strain FM1318 chromosome XII, whole genome shotgun sequence, encodes the following:
- the GIS3 gene encoding Gis3p — encoded protein: MLLNVETNHSVMHGHEHRLIGSMRNDSALHSWNDSSKVFYPKSFYATATNKKNNKLATASLNKTIASTRTVSDQSYFCSSAGAPLDGPAGSRSSNVPTKRKSFKRTRILKARVDSEMSNENRSSFMTPSLSSVLSQVKKSNSVKTVSGDCPIHENLLTQSIKRKFSEETQSDCSSLGSSKDHPLTDNIAEAADAQTPAIDDENQIEAEAPKIKILNMKDLDLFDDWEVKDLVDLFPPVYERHSQPLSDLSPVPSLSDASAKPRPTSVDFQIVNKTGGASRRKSKSKSTTENMIYENDLVELEQWPSTTPSSETKDAAAPNDLLLPNKRIRQKSLNTNFLKLYSIETSCKRKNILPEVEVDDHLLKQLTYSDIWSLEIKKEPKVSTRDIKIALITRKKLWSDMVHETRNDLFGDSTPWNLPFIATASTVPPAPDHEPANEPGTMDPKSSLVRVHSDVKPWFNNRGTMLKPCGKLSLGKVSNKTTAPTRDIQYVVKGWCDARFV
- the SUL2 gene encoding sulfate permease; the protein is MPRETHSSIEEEVEIPDFQDSATVPDLDDLELEYDQYKNNENNGPFNDNDLESNSVANHNTVSNSKGINGSKVEYFNASDISLYDNSVSQFEESTVSFKDYYDHSIRSHLTLKGASDYLKSVFPIINWLPHYNVSWFIADLIAGITIGCVLVPQSMSYAQVATLPAQYGLYSSFIGAYAYAFFATSKDVCIGPVAVMSLQTAKVIADVTSRYPEGDTTITGPIIATTLALLCGIISAAVGFLRLGFLVEFISLNAVAGFMTGSAFNILWGQVPALMGYNKLVNTRVATYKIVIDSLKHLPDTTLDAVFGLIPLFILYTWKWWCGTYGPKLNDRFNSKRPRLHKIVKWTYFYAQASRNGIIIIVFTCIAWAITRGKSAADRPISVLGSVPSGLKEVGVFHVPPGLMSKLGPNLPASIIVLLLEHIAISKSFGRVNDYKVVPDQELIAIGVSNLLGTFFNAYPATGSFSRSALKAKCNVRTPLSGLFSGSCVLLALYCLTGAFFYIPKATLSAVIIHAVSDLLASYQTTWNFWKMNPLDFVCFIVTVLITVFSSIENGIYFAMCWSCAIFILKVAFPAGKFLGRVEIAEVTDAYVRADSDSVSFTSENNNRILTLEEDTTDGEKEGRTGYIINSSKKLDTKVQTKGFESPSPSIGQPRIKYHTKWLPFDHKYTRELNPDVQILPPPDGVLVYRLSDSYTYINCSRHYDIIIDRVKKVTRRGQLIRHRKKSDRPWNDPGPWEPPTFFKNLKFWKKKETDIESAENAANNPTDADRDDRPLLKIVCLDFSQVAQTDATALQSLVDLRKVINQYADRQVEFHFVGIISSWVKRGLISRGFGTLNEEYSDESIVAGHTSYHVARVPQNKETPGKYSVYTVSGTNLPFFHIDIPDFAKWDI
- the NYV1 gene encoding Nyv1p, which codes for MDMVLPKVVAIKGNKVTKVSMNLIDGFDCFYSTDDHDPKTVYVCFTLVDIPKILPIRVLSGLQDYDSNATNELLSSHVGQILDCFHEELVKYRNQTLNSSGNGQSSSGNGQDTISDIGDATEDQIKDVIQIMNDNIDKFLERQERVSLLVDKTSQLNSSSNKFRRKAVNIKEIMWWQKVKNITLLTFTIILFVSAVFMFFYLW